The Pseudomonas iranensis genome includes a window with the following:
- a CDS encoding 2-dehydro-3-deoxy-6-phosphogalactonate aldolase — protein sequence MLKQALAQNGLIAILRGLQPQEAAAVGEVLYSAGFRVIEVPLNSPSPYESIRILRDALPADCLIGAGTVISPEQVEQVKAAGGQVIVMPHSDAKVLRAAKAAGLYLSPGVATPTEAFAALAEGADILKLFPAEQMNPAVVKAWLAVLPAGTVLAPVGGITPDNMQAFIDAGVKGFGLGSGLFKPGMTPEQVAVNAKAYVAAWKALR from the coding sequence ATGCTCAAGCAAGCACTGGCACAAAACGGTCTGATCGCGATTCTGCGTGGCCTGCAACCGCAGGAAGCGGCGGCTGTCGGAGAAGTCCTTTATTCCGCCGGATTTCGCGTCATTGAAGTACCGCTCAATTCCCCATCGCCGTACGAAAGTATCCGCATCCTGCGTGATGCGCTGCCCGCCGATTGCCTGATCGGTGCCGGCACCGTGATCAGCCCCGAGCAGGTCGAGCAGGTCAAAGCGGCTGGCGGACAAGTGATCGTCATGCCGCACAGCGATGCCAAAGTGTTGCGCGCGGCGAAAGCGGCGGGGCTGTACCTGTCGCCGGGCGTGGCCACGCCGACCGAAGCCTTCGCCGCATTGGCCGAGGGCGCGGACATTCTCAAGCTGTTTCCGGCCGAGCAAATGAATCCGGCGGTCGTCAAGGCCTGGCTCGCGGTGTTGCCAGCCGGCACGGTGCTGGCGCCGGTCGGCGGCATTACGCCGGACAACATGCAGGCCTTTATCGACGCCGGTGTGAAAGGTTTCGGTCTCGGTTCCGGCCTGTTCAAACCGGGCATGACGCCCGAGCAGGTGGCGGTCAATGCCAAGGCCTACGTGGCTGCCTGGAAAGCCCTGCGTTAA
- a CDS encoding HD domain-containing protein, giving the protein MTVNCFAPMETLASALIRHALEPSDDGAHDLAHLQRVWHNARTVHATEGGDLEVLLAAVLLHDCVAVEKNSPLRAQASRLAADKASSVLKELDWPNEKISNVAHAIEAHSFSANITPITLEAKIVQDADRLDSLGMLGVARTFYVAGRMGSALYDPEDPEALEREYDDTRFCLDHFQTKLLHLADGFQTVTGQRLAQIRHQRLKGFMEQFKEEAGIV; this is encoded by the coding sequence ATGACCGTTAACTGTTTTGCGCCGATGGAAACACTGGCATCAGCGCTGATTCGGCATGCACTCGAACCCTCGGACGACGGCGCCCACGATCTCGCTCACTTGCAGCGGGTGTGGCACAACGCCCGCACCGTGCATGCAACCGAAGGCGGCGATCTCGAGGTATTGCTCGCAGCCGTGCTGTTGCACGATTGCGTAGCGGTCGAAAAAAACTCACCATTGCGCGCGCAGGCTTCGCGTCTGGCAGCGGACAAAGCCTCATCCGTGCTGAAGGAATTGGACTGGCCCAACGAGAAAATCAGCAACGTCGCCCACGCCATCGAAGCCCACAGTTTCTCTGCCAACATCACCCCAATCACGCTCGAAGCGAAAATCGTCCAGGACGCCGATCGCCTCGACTCGCTGGGCATGCTCGGTGTTGCCCGAACCTTCTATGTGGCCGGGCGCATGGGCTCGGCGCTGTACGACCCAGAGGATCCCGAAGCGCTTGAGCGCGAGTACGACGACACGCGTTTTTGCCTCGATCATTTCCAGACCAAACTGCTGCATCTGGCCGACGGTTTTCAGACCGTGACCGGCCAGCGCCTGGCACAGATTCGTCATCAACGTTTGAAGGGTTTCATGGAGCAGTTCAAGGAAGAGGCCGGCATCGTCTGA
- a CDS encoding PAAR domain-containing protein: MSGKPAARVTDPTACPLPGHGTNPIVSGSPDVFFDGLAAARMTDKSACGSPITGAVSGTVFINGLNAAMLDSTGGHGNVVIGGSGTVIIGQSGGGAAFSGLSPMPVHFTDRLQVTNEATGQPVPYHAYTIQRGDGSEEHGVTDANGFTHMVSSHLAETIKLFVE, from the coding sequence TTGAGTGGTAAACCCGCAGCTCGCGTCACCGACCCAACCGCCTGCCCACTGCCTGGTCACGGCACCAACCCGATTGTCTCCGGCTCGCCGGACGTATTCTTCGACGGCCTCGCTGCTGCACGCATGACCGATAAATCAGCGTGTGGCAGCCCTATCACCGGAGCGGTCTCCGGCACTGTTTTCATTAACGGCCTGAATGCCGCGATGCTCGATAGCACTGGTGGGCATGGCAATGTCGTGATCGGTGGCTCGGGCACGGTGATCATCGGCCAAAGTGGGGGAGGGGCCGCATTTAGTGGGCTGTCGCCGATGCCGGTGCATTTCACTGACAGGTTGCAAGTGACGAATGAAGCGACTGGGCAGCCAGTGCCTTATCACGCCTACACCATTCAACGAGGCGACGGAAGTGAGGAACACGGTGTTACTGATGCGAACGGATTCACTCATATGGTCAGTTCGCACCTGGCAGAAACCATCAAACTATTCGTGGAGTGA
- a CDS encoding MFS transporter: MQTHTLSGQASLVTPSRKRFFIMVLLFITVVINYLDRSNLSIAAPALTSELGIDPVHVGLIFSAFGWTYAAMQIPGGWLVDRVPPRILYSVALLLWSVATVMLGFVSSFIALFVLRMAVGALEAPAYPINSRVVTTWFPERERATAIGFYTSGQFVGLAFLTPVLAWLQHAFGWHMVFVATGAVGILWAVIWYAVYREPRDFKGTNQAEIDLIREGGGLVDIQAEAAKVKAKFSWTDLGIVLSKRKLWGIYLGQFCLNSTLWFFLTWFPTYLVKYRGMDFIKSGLLASLPFLAAFVGVLCSGFFSDFLIRRGYTVGFARKLPIIGGLLISTSIIGANFVESTPLVIAFLALAFFGNGLASITWSLVSTLAPARLLGLTGGVFNFIGNLSAIATPIVIGFLASGDSFAPAITYIAVLALVGALSYVLLVGKVERIEL; this comes from the coding sequence ATGCAAACGCATACCCTCTCCGGGCAGGCGTCTTTAGTCACGCCTAGCCGCAAGCGATTTTTCATCATGGTGTTGCTGTTCATCACCGTGGTCATCAATTACCTCGACCGCAGCAACCTGTCGATTGCCGCGCCGGCGCTGACCAGTGAGCTGGGCATCGATCCGGTTCATGTCGGTCTGATCTTCTCCGCCTTCGGCTGGACTTACGCCGCGATGCAGATCCCCGGCGGCTGGCTGGTCGATCGCGTGCCGCCGCGCATCCTTTACAGCGTCGCGCTGCTGCTGTGGTCGGTGGCGACGGTGATGCTCGGTTTCGTCAGCAGCTTCATCGCGCTGTTCGTGCTGCGCATGGCCGTCGGTGCGCTGGAAGCGCCGGCCTATCCGATCAACAGCCGCGTGGTCACCACCTGGTTCCCCGAGCGCGAGCGCGCCACGGCGATCGGTTTCTACACCTCCGGGCAGTTTGTCGGCCTGGCCTTCCTGACCCCGGTGCTGGCGTGGCTGCAACATGCATTCGGCTGGCACATGGTGTTCGTCGCCACCGGTGCGGTGGGCATTCTCTGGGCAGTGATCTGGTACGCGGTGTATCGCGAGCCGCGCGATTTCAAAGGCACCAATCAGGCGGAAATCGACCTGATCCGCGAAGGCGGCGGGCTGGTGGATATCCAGGCCGAGGCGGCCAAGGTCAAAGCCAAATTCAGTTGGACCGATCTGGGCATCGTCCTCAGCAAGCGCAAGTTGTGGGGCATCTACCTCGGCCAGTTCTGCCTGAACTCGACGCTGTGGTTCTTCCTCACCTGGTTCCCGACCTATCTGGTGAAATATCGCGGCATGGACTTTATCAAGTCCGGTCTGCTCGCATCGCTGCCGTTTCTTGCCGCGTTCGTCGGCGTGTTGTGCTCGGGATTCTTTTCCGACTTCCTGATCCGGCGCGGCTACACCGTGGGCTTCGCGCGCAAGCTGCCGATCATTGGCGGGCTGCTGATTTCGACTTCGATTATCGGTGCCAACTTTGTCGAGTCGACCCCGCTGGTGATTGCTTTCCTCGCGCTGGCATTTTTCGGCAACGGGCTGGCGTCGATCACCTGGTCGCTGGTGTCAACGCTGGCACCGGCGCGTTTGCTCGGTCTGACCGGTGGCGTGTTCAACTTCATCGGCAATCTTTCGGCGATCGCTACGCCGATCGTGATCGGCTTCCTCGCCAGCGGCGATTCGTTCGCGCCGGCGATCACCTACATCGCCGTGCTCGCACTGGTCGGTGCGTTGTCCTACGTGCTGCTGGTGGGCAAGGTCGAGCGTATCGAGTTGTAG
- a CDS encoding IclR family transcriptional regulator, whose amino-acid sequence MQEDAPEKTKDAAPTGTQTLLRGLGVVQAVASGARDLKEIARLIGTTRSTTHRLASCLVDERYLRVVPQIGYLLGPKLIELGFQAREELPLVTLAGPYLDELSALTGDTVHLGIREGDEVLYLLKNPGRNGPEMRSRVGHRMPLVRTGIGKALMLDDSPQDWRRLYDISLPAGGKSQFWPQHPQQSWEQLEQRMGEYVAGGYAFDLEDNEPSIRCVAAPIRDASKGIVAAISIASTVPYMPLEKMAELIPLLKGVTTRLSAELGLKV is encoded by the coding sequence ATGCAGGAAGACGCCCCGGAAAAAACCAAGGACGCCGCGCCCACCGGCACCCAGACGCTGCTGCGCGGCCTCGGTGTGGTACAGGCGGTGGCCAGTGGCGCGCGTGATCTCAAGGAGATCGCCCGGCTGATCGGCACCACGCGCAGCACCACCCATCGTCTGGCCAGTTGCCTGGTCGACGAGCGTTATCTGCGCGTGGTGCCGCAGATCGGTTATCTGCTCGGGCCGAAACTGATCGAACTGGGCTTTCAGGCCCGCGAAGAGTTGCCGCTGGTGACGTTGGCCGGGCCGTATCTGGATGAGTTGTCGGCGCTGACCGGCGATACCGTGCACCTCGGAATCCGCGAAGGCGACGAAGTGCTGTATCTATTGAAGAACCCCGGACGCAACGGGCCGGAAATGCGCTCGCGGGTTGGCCATCGCATGCCGCTGGTGCGCACCGGGATCGGCAAGGCCTTGATGCTCGATGATTCGCCGCAGGATTGGCGGCGGCTGTACGACATCAGCCTGCCGGCGGGTGGCAAAAGTCAGTTCTGGCCGCAGCATCCCCAGCAGTCTTGGGAACAGCTTGAGCAGCGCATGGGCGAATACGTTGCCGGTGGCTACGCGTTCGATCTGGAAGACAACGAACCGTCGATCCGCTGCGTGGCGGCGCCGATTCGTGATGCGAGCAAGGGCATTGTCGCGGCGATCAGTATCGCCAGCACCGTGCCGTACATGCCGCTGGAAAAAATGGCCGAGTTGATCCCCCTGCTCAAAGGGGTCACAACCCGGCTGTCGGCGGAGCTGGGCTTGAAGGTGTAA
- a CDS encoding purine-cytosine permease family protein: MSSSTAGQSVGQLETRGIEPVPEAECNGHPLQLFWVWFAANISILGLPLGATLVAFRGLAIWQAIIVAILGAAGSFAVVGIISIAGRRGRAPSLTLSRAIFGVRGNIGPTLVSLMSRLGWETVNTTTAAFVLLSLCSILFGSPVEAKSAPILTLIFIAIFVLLTLSVSGLGHATLLVIQKWATYVFGALNILVGGFLCATIDWSAVFNATPAPLSAMIIGIGTMAAGTGIGWANAGADMSRYQHRSVKAVRLVASAAFGAGIPLVLLIALGGLLSVGNNDLASATDPIVAIRDMLPTWMAVPYLITAFGGLLLSNNLSVYSAGLTTLTLGLKVKRVYAVVVDIVAIFAGSIYFMLIADSFYGPFITFISLLAVPITAWVGIFVVDLIHRHYYSPKDLLDVSPSSAYWYRGGIEWRAFGAWAIAIVLGFSFTTIGTTAENVWFKGFLSDSWLGHNGLGWIVTFVVAGGIYLILGGAKDRRAAQPENAHA; this comes from the coding sequence ATGAGTTCATCAACCGCCGGGCAAAGCGTCGGGCAATTGGAAACCCGGGGCATCGAGCCGGTACCGGAAGCCGAGTGCAACGGTCATCCGCTGCAGCTGTTCTGGGTCTGGTTTGCGGCGAATATTTCCATCCTTGGCCTGCCGCTGGGCGCCACGCTGGTGGCGTTTCGCGGGCTGGCGATCTGGCAGGCGATCATCGTCGCCATCCTCGGTGCCGCCGGTTCGTTTGCCGTGGTCGGGATCATCTCGATTGCCGGGCGACGTGGCCGCGCGCCGAGTCTGACACTGTCGCGGGCGATCTTCGGCGTGCGCGGCAACATCGGCCCGACGCTGGTTTCGCTGATGTCGCGTCTGGGTTGGGAAACCGTCAACACCACCACCGCCGCGTTCGTGCTGCTGTCGCTGTGTTCGATCCTGTTCGGCTCGCCGGTCGAGGCGAAAAGTGCGCCGATACTGACGCTGATCTTTATCGCCATCTTCGTCCTGCTGACCTTGTCGGTGTCCGGCCTCGGCCACGCGACTCTGCTGGTGATCCAGAAGTGGGCGACCTATGTGTTCGGTGCGCTGAACATTCTCGTCGGTGGCTTCCTCTGCGCGACGATTGACTGGAGTGCGGTGTTCAACGCCACGCCAGCACCGCTGAGCGCAATGATCATCGGCATCGGCACCATGGCCGCCGGCACTGGCATCGGTTGGGCCAACGCTGGTGCCGACATGTCGCGCTACCAGCACCGCAGCGTCAAAGCCGTGCGGCTGGTGGCGTCGGCGGCGTTCGGCGCGGGCATTCCGCTGGTGCTGCTGATCGCTCTCGGCGGCTTGTTGTCGGTGGGCAACAATGATCTGGCGTCGGCGACTGACCCGATCGTGGCGATCCGCGACATGCTGCCGACGTGGATGGCCGTGCCGTACCTGATCACCGCGTTCGGCGGTCTGCTGCTGTCGAACAACCTGTCGGTGTACTCCGCCGGCCTGACCACGCTGACCCTCGGCCTGAAGGTCAAACGCGTCTACGCGGTAGTGGTGGATATCGTCGCGATCTTCGCCGGCTCGATCTACTTCATGCTGATCGCCGACAGTTTCTACGGCCCGTTCATCACCTTCATTTCCCTGCTGGCAGTGCCGATCACTGCCTGGGTCGGGATCTTCGTGGTCGACCTGATTCACCGTCACTACTACAGCCCCAAAGACCTGCTCGACGTCAGCCCGAGCAGCGCCTATTGGTATCGCGGCGGCATCGAGTGGCGCGCGTTTGGCGCCTGGGCGATCGCCATCGTCCTTGGTTTCAGTTTCACCACCATCGGCACCACGGCGGAGAACGTCTGGTTCAAGGGCTTTTTGTCTGACTCCTGGCTGGGCCACAACGGCCTCGGCTGGATCGTGACCTTCGTCGTCGCCGGCGGCATTTACCTGATACTTGGCGGTGCGAAAGATCGCCGCGCCGCGCAACCCGAGAATGCTCATGCCTAA
- the dgoD gene encoding galactonate dehydratase, with amino-acid sequence MKITKLTTFIVPPRWCFLKVETDEGVTGWGEPVVEGRAHTVAAAVEELSDYLIGKDPRNIEDIWTVLYRGGFYRGGAIHMSALAGIDQALWDIKGKALGVSVSDLLGGQVRDKIRVYSWIGGDRPADTARAAKEAVSRGFTAVKMNGTEELQFLDTFEKVDLALANVAAVRDAVGPNVGIGVDFHGRVHKPMAKVLMKELDPYKLMFIEEPVLSENYEALKELAPLTSTPIALGERLFSRWDFKRVLSEGYVDIIQPDASHAGGITETRKIANMAEAYDVALALHCPLGPIALAACLQLDAACYNAFIQEQSLGIHYNESNDLLDYVKDPRVFDYDQGFVKIPNGPGLGIEINEEYVIERAAVGHRWRNPIWRHADGSFAEW; translated from the coding sequence ATGAAAATCACCAAACTCACGACCTTCATCGTTCCGCCGCGCTGGTGCTTCCTCAAGGTCGAAACCGACGAGGGCGTGACCGGTTGGGGTGAGCCTGTGGTTGAAGGGCGCGCCCATACCGTAGCTGCTGCGGTGGAAGAATTGTCCGACTACCTGATCGGCAAAGACCCACGCAATATCGAAGACATCTGGACCGTGCTCTATCGCGGTGGCTTCTACCGTGGCGGCGCGATTCACATGAGCGCGCTGGCCGGTATCGACCAAGCGCTGTGGGACATCAAGGGCAAAGCCCTCGGCGTGTCGGTCAGCGATCTGCTCGGTGGCCAGGTGCGCGACAAGATTCGTGTCTATTCGTGGATCGGCGGCGACCGTCCGGCCGACACCGCGCGTGCGGCGAAAGAAGCAGTGAGCCGTGGTTTCACTGCGGTAAAAATGAACGGCACCGAAGAACTGCAGTTCCTCGACACTTTCGAGAAAGTCGACCTCGCCCTGGCCAACGTTGCCGCCGTGCGTGATGCGGTGGGGCCGAACGTCGGTATCGGCGTCGACTTCCACGGCCGCGTGCACAAGCCGATGGCCAAGGTGCTGATGAAGGAGCTCGACCCGTACAAACTGATGTTCATCGAAGAACCGGTGCTCAGCGAAAACTACGAAGCATTGAAAGAACTGGCGCCGCTGACCAGCACGCCGATTGCCCTCGGCGAGCGGCTGTTCTCGCGCTGGGACTTTAAACGGGTGTTGAGCGAAGGCTACGTCGACATTATCCAGCCGGATGCCTCCCACGCTGGCGGCATCACCGAAACCCGCAAGATCGCCAACATGGCCGAAGCCTACGACGTCGCGCTGGCGCTGCATTGCCCGCTGGGACCAATCGCCCTGGCTGCCTGTTTGCAATTGGACGCGGCTTGTTACAACGCGTTTATCCAAGAGCAGAGCCTGGGCATCCATTACAACGAGAGCAACGACTTGCTCGACTATGTGAAGGATCCGCGCGTGTTCGACTACGACCAAGGCTTCGTGAAGATTCCGAACGGCCCGGGGCTGGGCATCGAGATCAACGAGGAATACGTGATCGAGCGTGCCGCCGTCGGCCACCGCTGGCGCAACCCGATCTGGCGTCATGCCGATGGCAGCTTTGCCGAGTGGTGA
- a CDS encoding alpha/beta hydrolase encodes MSEVNAPTEVPHAKREVKAHKLTCKTDQTNKQVAISLRNFVVFFIGGAGDQESYYFSGPNNNVDAVREIFIRDAKALKFPVGKFESWPLGYNDFITDKDLSEKVLAKIPDCSTAVYIVGHSLGGWNGAHLSATLTEKGYTVRMLLTIDPVGEGVMVWGISNIYRLPPKPKAQYWVNIRAAPKITNVSDTVASFGEQWEVSNGPNVMGRVDVNHADANIMYLRPLDNGKTARQIFNESVLSFFKE; translated from the coding sequence GTGTCCGAAGTCAATGCACCTACTGAAGTACCTCACGCGAAAAGGGAAGTAAAAGCACATAAACTTACATGCAAGACCGATCAGACCAATAAGCAGGTGGCCATATCTCTGCGGAATTTTGTAGTTTTTTTTATTGGTGGTGCTGGAGACCAGGAAAGTTATTACTTCAGTGGGCCAAATAATAATGTCGACGCGGTGCGCGAAATCTTTATCAGAGATGCCAAGGCGTTGAAATTTCCTGTGGGAAAATTTGAGTCGTGGCCTCTTGGCTATAATGATTTCATTACCGATAAAGACCTATCTGAAAAGGTACTGGCGAAGATCCCTGACTGCTCAACCGCTGTGTACATTGTGGGTCATAGTCTGGGAGGCTGGAATGGCGCCCACCTTTCAGCCACTCTCACGGAGAAGGGCTATACAGTGAGAATGTTATTGACCATCGATCCGGTTGGCGAAGGTGTAATGGTCTGGGGTATTTCCAATATCTACCGGTTGCCACCCAAGCCCAAGGCTCAGTACTGGGTTAATATTCGCGCTGCGCCGAAGATAACGAACGTATCAGATACGGTTGCTAGTTTTGGTGAACAATGGGAGGTTTCTAACGGGCCTAATGTAATGGGGCGCGTAGATGTGAATCATGCGGATGCAAATATTATGTATTTGCGGCCGTTGGATAACGGTAAGACTGCTCGTCAGATATTTAACGAGTCGGTCTTGAGTTTTTTCAAGGAATGA
- a CDS encoding 2-dehydro-3-deoxygalactonokinase has product MQAQLIALDWGTTSLRAYKLAADGVVLEQRALSSGIMQLPKTPRIIHGRECADGFELAFDEACGDWLDAQPDLPVIACGMVGSAQGWREAAYCETPADVAHLGNSLQTVVSLRGTPVHIVPGVTQRSRLPNVMRGEETQVLGVLQSLPAEAGNDLLIGLPGSHSKWVEVVDGRIIHFDTFMTGEVFAVLSEHSILGRTQQPSATFDAQAFDRGVQIALSTDAALGVLSTLFSARTLGLTGELSPTAQADYLSGLMIGHELAALANVQRRRRNQANLPSIVLIGNAQLCARYRRALDACGFAQVTLAEQATERGLWQLARAAGLIDSSSR; this is encoded by the coding sequence ATGCAGGCGCAATTGATCGCGCTCGATTGGGGGACGACCTCATTACGTGCTTACAAACTCGCGGCGGACGGTGTGGTGCTCGAGCAGCGTGCGCTGTCGTCCGGGATCATGCAGTTGCCCAAGACTCCGCGGATCATCCACGGCCGTGAATGCGCCGATGGTTTTGAACTGGCCTTCGACGAGGCCTGTGGTGACTGGCTCGATGCGCAGCCGGATCTGCCGGTAATCGCTTGCGGCATGGTCGGCAGTGCACAGGGCTGGCGCGAAGCGGCTTACTGCGAGACGCCCGCCGACGTCGCCCATCTCGGAAATTCCCTACAAACCGTTGTCAGCTTGCGCGGTACACCGGTGCATATCGTCCCGGGCGTGACTCAGCGTTCGCGACTGCCGAATGTAATGCGTGGCGAAGAAACCCAAGTCCTCGGCGTGCTGCAGAGTCTGCCGGCCGAGGCGGGTAACGATCTGTTGATCGGCCTGCCCGGCAGCCACTCGAAATGGGTGGAAGTGGTCGATGGCCGCATCATCCATTTCGACACGTTCATGACCGGCGAAGTGTTTGCCGTGCTCAGCGAGCACAGCATCCTCGGTCGTACCCAACAACCGAGCGCGACCTTCGATGCGCAGGCGTTTGATCGCGGCGTACAGATCGCGCTGTCGACAGATGCCGCGCTCGGTGTGCTGTCGACCTTGTTCAGCGCCCGCACCCTCGGCCTGACCGGTGAACTGAGCCCGACTGCTCAAGCGGATTATCTCTCCGGCCTGATGATCGGCCATGAGCTGGCCGCACTCGCCAACGTGCAGCGGCGCCGGCGCAATCAAGCGAATCTTCCATCGATCGTGCTCATCGGCAACGCGCAATTGTGCGCACGCTATCGACGCGCCCTCGACGCCTGCGGCTTTGCTCAGGTGACGCTGGCCGAGCAAGCGACCGAGCGTGGCCTGTGGCAACTGGCGCGCGCCGCCGGACTGATCGATTCCTCATCCCGTTAA
- a CDS encoding Rho termination factor N-terminal domain-containing protein, with translation MPRGSKDKYTSEQKRKAEHIEDSYEKKGVSKDEAEARAWATVNKQSGGGEKSGGSGRKKPASAKSEDRKESSRRAVASRKGHSRNSETSKDTQTVDSLMKEARAKNIPGRSSMRKQELIEALRKAG, from the coding sequence ATGCCTCGTGGAAGCAAAGACAAATACACCAGCGAACAGAAGCGCAAAGCCGAGCACATCGAAGACAGCTACGAGAAAAAGGGCGTGTCGAAAGATGAGGCTGAGGCGCGAGCTTGGGCGACGGTCAACAAACAGTCCGGTGGTGGTGAGAAGTCCGGCGGCTCGGGGCGCAAGAAGCCCGCCAGTGCCAAATCGGAAGATCGCAAAGAGTCATCGCGCCGCGCGGTGGCCAGCCGCAAGGGTCATTCGCGTAACAGCGAAACTTCGAAGGATACGCAGACTGTCGATAGCTTGATGAAGGAAGCCCGAGCGAAGAATATTCCGGGGCGGTCTTCGATGCGCAAGCAGGAGTTGATTGAGGCGTTGCGCAAGGCTGGCTAG
- a CDS encoding GNAT family N-acetyltransferase, whose translation MTIEIRPATPSDAPQILAFITELADFEKARHEVIASVADIERSLFGEGATAHGLICLRDGSPIGFAVFFFSYSTWLGSNCLYLEDLYITPEQRGGGAGKTLLRHLAKIACANDCGRFEWSVLEWNTPAIEFYKSLGAQPQEEWVRYRMDGKVLREFAEG comes from the coding sequence ATGACGATCGAAATCCGCCCGGCGACCCCCAGCGATGCGCCGCAAATCCTCGCCTTTATCACCGAACTGGCAGATTTCGAAAAGGCCCGTCACGAAGTCATCGCCAGCGTCGCTGACATCGAACGCAGCCTGTTCGGCGAAGGCGCCACCGCCCACGGCCTGATCTGCCTGCGCGACGGCTCGCCGATCGGCTTCGCGGTGTTCTTCTTCAGTTATTCAACGTGGCTGGGCAGCAATTGCCTGTACCTCGAAGACCTCTACATCACCCCCGAACAACGTGGCGGCGGCGCCGGCAAAACCCTGCTGCGCCACCTGGCAAAAATCGCCTGCGCCAACGACTGCGGCCGCTTCGAATGGAGCGTGCTGGAATGGAACACCCCGGCCATCGAATTCTACAAGTCGCTCGGTGCGCAACCGCAGGAGGAATGGGTGCGGTATCGCATGGATGGCAAGGTGTTGCGCGAATTTGCCGAGGGCTGA
- a CDS encoding PfkB family carbohydrate kinase, which translates to MPKMLHTGQVIIDLVMAVDKLPQIGGDVLAQSAGFEAGGGFNVMAAAVRNGLPVVYLGRHGTGRFGDLARQAMQAEGICIGIREPAERDTGLCVALTDASAERSFISYIGAEGEVTEEDLNSVAAEPGDYVYLSGYSLLHEGKAQALLDWTLALPAAVNVVFDPGPLVESPDAPMMQTLLPRIDVWTSNSVEALRFTGADEIVIAMDRLAELLPENVLMVVRDGPQGCWIQQRGERRQVPGFAVKAVDSNGAGDAHAGVFVAGLAQGLEAPEAARRANAAAALAVTRWGPATSPGASEVDAFICQSCRD; encoded by the coding sequence ATGCCTAAGATGTTGCACACCGGCCAGGTCATCATCGACCTGGTCATGGCCGTGGATAAACTGCCGCAGATTGGCGGCGACGTGCTGGCGCAGTCGGCAGGGTTCGAAGCCGGCGGCGGTTTCAACGTGATGGCTGCTGCGGTGCGTAACGGTCTGCCGGTGGTTTACCTCGGTCGCCATGGCACGGGGCGTTTTGGTGACCTGGCGCGCCAAGCGATGCAGGCGGAAGGTATCTGCATCGGCATCCGCGAACCGGCCGAGCGCGATACCGGTCTGTGCGTGGCGCTGACCGATGCCTCGGCTGAACGCAGCTTCATTTCCTACATCGGCGCTGAAGGCGAGGTGACCGAGGAGGACCTGAACAGCGTGGCTGCCGAGCCCGGCGATTATGTTTATCTCAGTGGTTACAGCCTGCTGCACGAGGGCAAGGCGCAGGCGTTGCTCGACTGGACGCTGGCGCTGCCGGCGGCGGTCAATGTGGTGTTCGACCCGGGGCCGTTGGTGGAGTCGCCCGATGCGCCGATGATGCAGACGTTGCTGCCGCGCATTGATGTGTGGACCAGCAACAGTGTCGAAGCGCTGCGGTTTACCGGAGCCGATGAGATTGTTATCGCAATGGATCGCCTCGCGGAACTGCTGCCGGAAAATGTACTGATGGTTGTGCGTGACGGGCCGCAGGGGTGCTGGATTCAGCAGCGTGGCGAGCGTCGACAGGTGCCGGGGTTTGCTGTCAAAGCAGTGGACAGCAATGGCGCCGGTGATGCGCATGCCGGGGTGTTTGTTGCTGGATTGGCGCAGGGGTTGGAGGCACCGGAAGCGGCGCGGCGGGCCAATGCGGCGGCGGCGCTGGCGGTGACTCGCTGGGGACCGGCGACATCGCCGGGGGCCAGTGAGGTGGATGCTTTTATCTGTCAGTCCTGCCGCGACTGA